From Plasmodium yoelii strain 17X genome assembly, chromosome: 7, one genomic window encodes:
- a CDS encoding sporozoite and liver stage tryptophan-rich protein, putative — protein sequence MDGYEETFKFIKNNIPTTWVKDLIPQTSTIASNISHVYSSIFFIFSSIPLYKKILYSNVKHRLKTFFSMPESKIILWKQKGEHSDDDMTDDEYSDEEEYNNEEDSENEYTDDEITEQDTREDKNLISKTSSSKSKKTVSTNNDKTSSDKNGSKSSVISLIKKKPTSYNNLTEYWKRRRWKKYLKKVDNEWQLLNLGIENVIKKMIERNNVELEKWKTQQANKWLDSNHLYAQYALLYKKTVPSIEIDNIIEQMGNKLKEKIYNRWSNLQAENENNIRKWVIEQWNEWKNAKIISWLMCDWKRNENEKWVQWKHKYRYHFKHAPNRDEYQAWQKRTNIEKKQWSNWVRIKEDHYIYNIGILCNKEKNIYKSSIVKWINDIVDKFVKNPQLRLWIEEQQDKPFPNKKLLKGSKVKCSKKSNIEINA from the exons atggATGGATATGAAGAAACATTcaaattcattaaaaataacattcCCACAACGTGGGTAAAAGATTTAATTCCACAAACCAGCACTATAGCCTCCAATATATCTCATGTATATTCAtctattttctttattttctctTCCATACCTTTATACAAAAAGATACTCTATTcg AATGTGAAGCATCGACtgaaaacatttttttctatgCCCGAAAGCAAGATTATACTATGGAAACAAAAAGGAGAACACAGTGATGATGATATGACTGATGATGAATATAGTGACGAAGaggaatataataatgaagaagATAGCGAAAATGAATATACTGATGATGAGATAACAGAACAAGACACACGTGAAGATAAGAATTTGATTTCTAAAACAAGTTCCagtaaatctaaaaaaactGTATCaacaaataatgataaaacaaGTTCCGACAAAAATGGAAGCAAAAGTAGTGTTATTtctttgataaaaaaaaaaccaacATCTTATAATAACTTAACAGAATATTGGAAAAGAAGACgatggaaaaaatatttaaagaaaGTTGACAATGAATGGCAACTATTAAATTTAGGCATTGAAaatgtaattaaaaaaatgatagaAAGAAACAATGTTGAATTAGAAAAATGGAAAACCCAACAAGCAAATAAATGGCTCGATTCAAATCATTTATATGCACAATAtgctttattatataaaaagacAGTTCCAAGTATTGAAATAGATAATATTATAGAACAAATgggaaataaattaaaggaaaaaatatataatcgtTGGAGCAATTTACAAGCAGAAaacgaaaataatataaggaAATGGGTCATAGAACAATGGAATGAATGGAAAAATGCTAAAATAATATCATGGCTAATGTGTGATTGGAAAcgaaatgaaaatgaaaaatgggTTCAATGGAAACATAAGTATAGATATCATTTCAAACATGCCCCCAATCGTGACGAATACCAAGCGTGGCAAAAAcgaactaatattgaaaaaaaacaatggAGTAATTGGGTACGAATAAAAGAAGATcactatatttataatattggaattttatgtaataaagaaaaaaatatttacaaaagTTCTATTGTTAAATGGATAAATGATATTGTTGacaaatttgttaaaaaccCTCAGTTACGTTTATGGATTGAAGAACAACAGGATAAGCCTTtcccaaataaaaaattattaaaaggaTCAAAAGTAAAATGTTCGAAAAAgtctaatattgaaataaatGCATAA
- a CDS encoding CRA domain-containing protein, putative, with protein MKQKLHTFFVIICLVVVLYCGGIDGKQNNNIKRDMWMSRFFNHKNGKYMKNEKKVEKSEGANKNNEILDDIHSDDIDEIVKNVLKSENVDNQTLKIIKELDKKKNEIIIANKKKNLYKSSAFSMGVIFVGLALRELTALLVGLYLDKHPNTKAIFDRLIFNKWK; from the exons ATGAAGCAAAAATTGCATACTTTTTTTGTTATCATATGCTTAGTCGTAGTATTGTATTGTGGTGGTATTGATggaaaacaaaataataatataaaaagggATATGTGGATGTCCCGATTTTTTAATCATAAAAACggaaaatatatgaaaaatgagaaaaaagtAGAAAAATCGGAAGGTGCTAATAAAAACAATGAAATATTAGATGATATACATAGTGATGATATAG ATGAAATAGTCAAAAATGTCCTTAAAAGTGAAAATGTTGATAATCAAACTTTGAAGATTATAAAAGAacttgataaaaaaaaaaatgaaataattattgccaataaaaaaaaaaatttatataaatctaGCGCATTTAGCATGGGTGTAATATTTGTTGGCCTTGCTTTGCGTGAACTCACAGCATTGTTAGTAGGTTTATATCTAGACAAACATCCTAATACTAAAGCTATATTTGATCGTTTGATTTTCAACAAATGGAAAtaa